A stretch of the Rhizobium sullae genome encodes the following:
- a CDS encoding D-ribose ABC transporter substrate-binding protein, giving the protein MFKKGMRILLAAATVAPLLASSAWAAGMMTIIVNDPSNPYWLTEGNVAKAAAEKLGYTASVSAHKGDTNTESNLIDTAITNKSVAIILDPANADGSVGAVRKAVAAGIPVILVNAEINQEGLAKAQLVSNNAQGAALGAQQWVEAIGDKGNYAELFGAPSDNNAATRSNGYETVLSQYPDLKKATKEVANWDRTQGHNKMQSMLQANPDIVGVISGNDEMALGAIAALKEAGKLANIKVGGFDGSPDAVAAIKAGELQYTVLQPVAVFSAEAVKQADSVIKTGNTGAKSEKQLFDCLLITKDNVDEYTGPFVLSQ; this is encoded by the coding sequence ATGTTTAAAAAAGGTATGCGCATTCTTCTTGCCGCCGCGACTGTGGCACCGCTTCTTGCAAGCTCCGCTTGGGCGGCCGGGATGATGACGATCATTGTCAACGATCCGTCGAACCCGTACTGGCTGACGGAAGGCAACGTTGCCAAAGCTGCCGCCGAAAAGCTCGGCTACACGGCCTCGGTCAGCGCGCACAAGGGTGACACCAACACCGAAAGCAACCTGATCGATACGGCAATCACCAACAAGTCCGTTGCGATTATCCTCGACCCGGCGAATGCTGACGGTTCCGTCGGTGCGGTGAGGAAGGCCGTTGCAGCAGGAATTCCGGTCATCCTCGTCAACGCGGAAATCAACCAGGAAGGCCTGGCGAAGGCGCAGCTGGTTTCCAACAACGCCCAGGGTGCAGCACTCGGTGCCCAGCAGTGGGTCGAAGCTATCGGCGACAAGGGCAACTATGCCGAACTCTTCGGCGCACCGTCGGACAATAATGCGGCGACGCGCTCCAACGGTTATGAGACCGTGCTTTCGCAGTATCCGGACCTGAAGAAGGCCACCAAGGAAGTCGCCAACTGGGACCGTACTCAGGGCCATAACAAGATGCAGTCCATGCTGCAGGCAAACCCGGACATCGTCGGCGTCATCTCTGGCAACGACGAAATGGCGCTGGGCGCCATCGCCGCTCTCAAGGAAGCCGGCAAGCTCGCCAACATCAAGGTCGGCGGTTTTGACGGTTCTCCGGATGCTGTTGCGGCCATCAAGGCAGGTGAACTCCAGTACACAGTCCTGCAGCCGGTTGCCGTATTCTCCGCAGAAGCGGTGAAGCAGGCCGACAGCGTCATCAAGACCGGCAACACCGGTGCCAAGAGCGAGAAACAGCTCTTCGATTGCCTGCTGATCACCAAGGACAACGTGGATGAGTACACGGGTCCTTTCGTCTTGTCGCAGTAA
- a CDS encoding FGGY-family carbohydrate kinase, translated as MTSTEKIIIGIDAGTSVIKSVAFDLSGRQIATASVRNRYATGDDGSATQSLSQTWLDCASALRGLGEKVPDLASRTAAVAVTGQGDGTWLVGRGNAPVADAWLWLDARAAPTVTSLAGGKQNRARFEATGTGLNTCQQGAQLAHMDRYTPDLLDRAETALHCKDWLYLNLTTVRATDPSEASFTFGNFRTRQYDAVVIDALGLSHRRTLLPEIIDGTEISHPLTPEAARACGLLTGTPVCLGYVDMVMTALGAGVRSGARNAACSTIGSTGVHMRAKSVADVQLNHEGTGYVIALPIPSIVTQVQTNMGATINIDWILNVAAYLMAEAGGKPASHTDLIARIDGWFAESRPGSVLYHPYISEAGERGPFVNANARAGFTGLSTRHGFPDLLRSVIEGLGLATRDCYEAMGAMPEELRVTGGATRSVALRRSLSAAVNAPIRQSRRDETGAAGVAMMAAVAVGVYSSMDDCIADWVTPLLGEAEIPDANEAARFDRLFAAYTDVRQATAPAWDKLAGAATTSPAGE; from the coding sequence ATGACATCGACTGAGAAGATCATCATCGGGATAGATGCCGGTACCTCCGTCATCAAGTCGGTGGCCTTTGATCTGTCCGGCCGCCAGATCGCCACGGCCTCCGTACGCAACAGATACGCGACCGGTGACGATGGCTCTGCAACGCAGTCGCTGAGTCAGACCTGGCTCGATTGCGCCAGCGCGTTGCGCGGCCTCGGAGAAAAAGTACCCGATCTCGCATCACGCACCGCAGCCGTCGCGGTCACGGGACAGGGCGACGGCACCTGGCTCGTCGGTCGCGGCAATGCACCGGTCGCCGATGCCTGGCTATGGCTTGATGCGCGCGCCGCACCGACAGTCACGTCACTCGCCGGCGGAAAGCAGAACCGTGCCCGCTTCGAGGCAACGGGCACCGGCCTCAACACTTGTCAGCAGGGTGCGCAACTCGCCCATATGGATCGCTATACGCCGGACCTTCTCGACCGGGCGGAGACGGCGCTGCACTGCAAGGACTGGCTTTATCTCAACCTGACAACCGTTCGGGCGACCGATCCGTCCGAAGCGAGCTTCACTTTCGGCAACTTCAGAACGCGGCAATATGATGCGGTGGTGATCGATGCGCTCGGCCTGAGCCATAGACGGACGCTTCTGCCTGAAATCATCGACGGCACCGAGATCAGCCACCCGCTAACGCCCGAGGCGGCGAGGGCCTGCGGACTTCTTACGGGTACGCCGGTCTGCCTTGGCTATGTCGACATGGTGATGACAGCGCTCGGTGCAGGCGTGCGCAGCGGCGCTCGCAACGCCGCCTGCTCGACGATCGGTTCGACGGGCGTGCATATGCGTGCCAAGTCTGTTGCTGACGTTCAGCTCAATCATGAGGGAACAGGCTATGTAATCGCCCTGCCCATCCCCAGCATCGTCACCCAGGTCCAGACGAACATGGGCGCTACGATCAACATCGACTGGATCCTGAACGTCGCCGCCTATCTGATGGCCGAGGCGGGAGGCAAGCCTGCTTCGCATACTGACCTGATTGCGCGCATCGACGGCTGGTTTGCGGAAAGCCGGCCGGGTTCGGTGCTTTACCATCCCTACATCTCCGAAGCTGGGGAACGTGGACCTTTCGTCAACGCCAACGCACGCGCGGGCTTCACGGGACTTTCGACGCGCCACGGCTTCCCCGACCTACTGCGCAGTGTGATCGAAGGGTTGGGGCTTGCCACCCGCGATTGCTACGAGGCAATGGGCGCGATGCCCGAAGAGCTGCGGGTCACGGGCGGCGCAACACGCTCAGTCGCCCTTCGCCGTTCACTCTCGGCCGCCGTGAACGCACCTATCCGCCAGTCGCGCCGCGATGAGACGGGGGCCGCCGGTGTGGCGATGATGGCCGCGGTGGCTGTCGGCGTCTATTCCAGCATGGATGATTGCATTGCAGACTGGGTGACGCCACTGCTCGGCGAGGCGGAGATTCCGGATGCGAACGAGGCCGCCCGGTTTGACCGGCTATTTGCCGCCTACACCGATGTGCGCCAGGCAACGGCGCCTGCCTGGGACAAACTCGCCGGAGCCGCAACCACATCACCGGCGGGCGAGTAA
- a CDS encoding DUF2291 family protein, whose product MSTQPDYAASKPSSGNFKLIASAALAVIVVGAIALDTTVVKIGSADDVRQQAFSPETFGAEQFPKIKANVGDRAVAAAELAAAIAADKKAAAEKYGTATSTGPVIPVTLTGVFGARKANMSEMKVDGLPPETVVRVQTGPAVNGTDLRDATGTIEFGQFTNQIQYQDAGSAINNEMKKSVFAGLDPDTLDGKTATVVGVFKLINPKNWLVTPVKVEFK is encoded by the coding sequence ATGAGTACACAGCCTGATTATGCAGCATCAAAGCCGAGCAGCGGCAATTTCAAGCTCATTGCAAGCGCAGCGCTTGCCGTCATCGTTGTCGGGGCGATTGCGCTCGACACCACGGTCGTCAAGATCGGGTCCGCCGATGATGTCAGGCAACAGGCATTTTCTCCGGAGACTTTCGGCGCAGAGCAGTTCCCGAAGATTAAGGCGAATGTCGGGGATCGTGCTGTAGCGGCCGCCGAGCTTGCTGCCGCAATCGCCGCCGACAAGAAGGCAGCCGCCGAAAAATACGGGACAGCGACGAGCACTGGACCGGTGATCCCTGTTACGCTGACAGGTGTCTTCGGCGCCCGCAAGGCGAACATGAGCGAAATGAAAGTCGATGGGTTGCCTCCCGAGACGGTGGTCCGTGTCCAGACCGGTCCTGCGGTCAACGGCACGGACCTCCGTGACGCGACCGGAACCATCGAGTTCGGGCAGTTTACCAACCAGATCCAGTATCAGGATGCCGGTTCGGCCATCAATAACGAGATGAAGAAGTCGGTCTTTGCGGGCCTCGATCCTGACACGCTGGATGGAAAGACGGCGACCGTGGTGGGTGTCTTCAAGCTCATCAACCCGAAGAACTGGCTCGTCACGCCGGTGAAGGTCGAGTTCAAATGA
- a CDS encoding sugar phosphate isomerase/epimerase family protein, translated as MALTLSLNTNPLVNRFADLDDLIETVARDLRIRDLQLTHEFINPSWQAPVIRRLARTMNAALKRTGVRITSGMTGPYGRLNHFGHPDADVRRYYIDWFKTFADITADLGGHSIGTQFAIFTYKDFDDPARREELVKIAIDCWAEIADHARAAGLSFIFWEPMSIGREFGETIAACLSLQGRLAAAGLAIPMWMMADIDHGDVTSTNPDDYDPYAWARAVPPVSPIIHIKQSLMDKGGHRPFTAEFNVRGRIQPAALLQALAEGGAKDNEICLELSFKEREPNDRQVIPQIAESVAFWAPHIDTGVADLNI; from the coding sequence ATGGCGCTGACCCTTTCGCTCAATACCAATCCACTGGTCAATCGCTTCGCCGACCTCGACGACCTCATCGAGACGGTTGCGCGAGATTTGAGGATCCGCGACCTCCAGCTGACCCACGAGTTCATCAATCCTAGCTGGCAGGCGCCCGTGATCCGCCGCCTGGCGCGCACCATGAACGCCGCGCTGAAGCGCACGGGTGTGCGGATCACATCAGGCATGACGGGGCCTTACGGCCGCCTCAACCACTTCGGACATCCAGATGCCGATGTGCGCCGCTATTACATCGACTGGTTCAAGACTTTTGCCGACATCACCGCCGATCTCGGCGGTCACTCCATCGGAACGCAGTTTGCAATCTTCACCTACAAGGACTTCGACGATCCGGCCAGACGCGAGGAACTGGTCAAGATCGCGATCGACTGCTGGGCCGAGATAGCCGACCACGCACGCGCTGCAGGGCTTTCCTTCATCTTCTGGGAGCCGATGAGCATCGGCCGCGAGTTCGGCGAGACGATTGCCGCCTGCCTGTCGCTGCAGGGGCGGTTGGCAGCCGCCGGATTGGCCATCCCGATGTGGATGATGGCGGATATCGATCATGGCGACGTCACCTCCACCAACCCCGACGACTACGACCCCTATGCTTGGGCGCGCGCCGTGCCGCCGGTATCGCCGATCATCCACATCAAGCAGAGCCTGATGGACAAGGGCGGACACCGGCCCTTTACTGCAGAATTCAACGTCAGGGGCCGCATTCAGCCCGCGGCTCTGCTCCAGGCGCTTGCCGAAGGTGGGGCAAAGGACAATGAAATCTGCCTGGAACTCTCCTTCAAGGAACGCGAGCCGAACGATCGTCAGGTCATCCCGCAGATCGCCGAAAGCGTCGCCTTCTGGGCACCGCATATCGACACTGGCGTCGCCGACTTGAACATCTGA
- a CDS encoding DeoR/GlpR family DNA-binding transcription regulator, producing MRREERQQLIVNLLIENKTVDLDDLADRFAVSKMTIHRDLDDLEQAGVLRKVRGGATIDAGMQFESDFRIRERQGTEAKLAMAQTALGLVEPGMTVMVNDGSMAAVLGEMLLQKRPLTLITNNAAIMERLKGESGITLIALGGIYSAKFNAYLGVVTEEALSRLRADIAFISTPAVSGRLAYHMDDNVVRAKRAMIASSARTCLLVNHQRIGHTALHVMSDLADFDAVITDTAPDAAFLEEFEQAGITLTIASTQDPT from the coding sequence ATGAGGCGGGAAGAGCGGCAGCAGCTGATTGTTAACCTGCTCATCGAAAACAAGACCGTCGATCTCGACGACCTTGCCGATCGCTTCGCCGTGTCGAAGATGACGATCCATCGCGACCTCGATGATCTCGAGCAGGCTGGCGTCCTGCGCAAGGTTCGCGGGGGCGCGACCATTGATGCCGGAATGCAGTTCGAAAGCGACTTCCGCATTCGCGAGCGCCAGGGCACCGAAGCCAAGCTCGCAATGGCGCAGACCGCGCTGGGCTTGGTCGAGCCTGGAATGACCGTGATGGTAAACGATGGCTCGATGGCGGCCGTGCTCGGGGAAATGCTGCTGCAGAAGCGCCCGCTGACGTTGATCACCAACAACGCGGCGATCATGGAGCGCCTGAAAGGCGAAAGCGGCATCACGCTGATCGCGCTCGGGGGCATTTATTCGGCGAAGTTTAACGCCTATCTCGGCGTCGTCACCGAAGAGGCACTATCGCGGCTGAGGGCCGACATCGCCTTCATTTCGACGCCGGCAGTCAGCGGCAGGCTCGCCTATCACATGGACGACAACGTCGTGCGCGCCAAGCGGGCAATGATCGCGTCGTCGGCCAGAACCTGCCTTCTGGTCAACCACCAGCGCATTGGCCACACCGCACTGCATGTCATGTCGGATCTGGCCGACTTCGACGCCGTTATCACCGACACCGCACCGGATGCCGCTTTCCTGGAGGAATTCGAGCAGGCGGGCATTACGCTCACCATCGCATCAACGCAGGATCCGACATGA
- a CDS encoding triose-phosphate isomerase translates to MTEKPRFWIGTSWKMNKTLAEAEHFTRGLEVADATRDPRIQRFVIPPFTAVREVKEMLAKTSVKVGAQNMHWSDQGAWTGEISPVMLKDCNLDLVELGHSERREHFGETDETVGLKTEAAIRHGLIPLICIGETLSGRESGKAAEILAAQVRGAFSKLSSGQKGAEILLAYEPVWAIGEKGIPATADYADARQSEIIAVAEAILGRKIPCLYGGSVNPQNCEELIASPHIDGLFIGRSAWNVEGYLDILAKCAAKL, encoded by the coding sequence ATGACCGAGAAACCGCGCTTCTGGATTGGCACCAGCTGGAAGATGAATAAGACGCTTGCGGAAGCCGAGCATTTCACGCGCGGCCTCGAAGTCGCCGATGCCACGCGCGACCCGCGCATCCAGCGCTTCGTGATTCCGCCCTTCACGGCGGTACGCGAGGTCAAGGAGATGCTTGCCAAGACCTCCGTGAAGGTCGGCGCGCAGAACATGCATTGGAGCGACCAGGGTGCCTGGACGGGCGAAATCTCGCCGGTGATGCTGAAGGACTGCAATCTCGATCTCGTCGAGCTCGGCCATTCCGAGCGGCGCGAACATTTTGGAGAGACCGACGAGACAGTTGGCCTGAAGACCGAAGCGGCCATTCGCCACGGTCTCATTCCGTTGATCTGCATTGGCGAGACGCTCTCCGGCCGTGAAAGCGGGAAGGCTGCCGAAATCCTGGCGGCCCAGGTGCGTGGCGCTTTTTCGAAGCTTTCGAGCGGGCAGAAGGGCGCCGAAATCCTGCTGGCCTACGAACCCGTCTGGGCGATCGGCGAAAAGGGCATTCCGGCGACTGCGGATTATGCGGATGCCCGCCAGTCTGAAATCATCGCCGTTGCCGAAGCTATTCTAGGCCGGAAGATCCCCTGCCTTTACGGCGGATCGGTCAACCCGCAGAACTGCGAAGAACTGATCGCGAGCCCGCATATCGACGGGCTTTTCATTGGCCGTTCGGCCTGGAATGTCGAAGGCTACCTCGACATCCTGGCAAAATGCGCCGCCAAACTCTGA
- a CDS encoding ABC transporter permease, which translates to MSVTNIAEKKSVSTGQKRNTNVVRLILEGRAFFALIVIIAVFSFLSPYYFTMNNFLIMASHVAIFGILAIGMLLVILNGGIDLSVGSTLGLAGCIAGFLMQGVTLNYFGVILYPPVWAVVVITCALGALVGAVNGVLIAYLKVPAFVASLGVLYVARGIALLMTNGLTYNNLGGRPELGNTGFDWLGFNRLGGIPIGVIVLAVLAIVCGIVLSRTAFGRWLYASGGNERAADLSGVPVKRVKIVVYVLSGVCAAIAGLVLSSQLTSAGPTAGTTYELTAIAAVVIGGAALTGGRGTVRGTMLGAFVIGFLSDGLVIIGVSAYWQTVFTGAVIVLAVLMNSIQYGRRVKSS; encoded by the coding sequence ATGTCAGTCACTAACATCGCCGAGAAGAAGTCAGTTTCCACCGGGCAGAAGCGCAATACGAACGTCGTGCGCCTCATCCTGGAAGGCCGGGCATTCTTTGCACTGATCGTCATCATCGCAGTCTTCTCGTTCCTGTCGCCTTACTATTTCACGATGAACAACTTCCTGATCATGGCGTCGCACGTCGCGATCTTTGGCATTTTGGCGATCGGCATGCTGCTGGTGATCCTGAACGGCGGCATCGACCTGTCGGTCGGCTCGACGCTGGGGCTCGCAGGCTGCATCGCCGGCTTCCTGATGCAAGGCGTCACGCTCAACTATTTCGGCGTCATCCTCTATCCGCCGGTCTGGGCGGTCGTCGTCATCACATGTGCGCTTGGTGCTTTGGTGGGCGCGGTCAACGGCGTGCTGATCGCTTATCTCAAGGTACCGGCCTTCGTCGCTTCGCTGGGTGTGCTTTATGTAGCCCGCGGTATTGCGCTTCTGATGACCAATGGTCTTACCTACAACAATCTCGGCGGCCGCCCGGAACTCGGCAATACCGGGTTCGACTGGCTCGGCTTTAACCGGCTTGGAGGCATCCCAATCGGCGTGATTGTGCTTGCGGTTCTGGCAATCGTATGCGGCATCGTGCTGAGCCGCACGGCTTTCGGCCGCTGGCTCTATGCCTCGGGTGGTAACGAACGTGCGGCCGACCTTTCGGGCGTTCCCGTCAAGCGCGTCAAGATCGTCGTCTATGTGCTGTCGGGCGTCTGTGCCGCGATCGCCGGCCTGGTGCTCTCGTCGCAGCTGACCTCCGCCGGTCCGACTGCCGGTACCACGTACGAACTGACGGCGATCGCAGCCGTCGTCATTGGTGGTGCCGCGCTGACCGGCGGCCGCGGTACGGTACGCGGCACCATGCTCGGGGCCTTCGTCATCGGCTTCCTCTCGGACGGCCTCGTGATCATCGGCGTCTCAGCCTACTGGCAGACCGTCTTCACCGGTGCGGTGATCGTTCTCGCCGTCCTCATGAATAGCATCCAATACGGCCGCCGGGTCAAATCATCCTGA
- a CDS encoding sugar-binding transcriptional regulator: protein MTDADYTLAVRAAWLHYAGGLTQSEVARRLGVPSVKAHRLIARAVADGVVKVTIDGDIVECVELEMRLSERFGLQYCEVAPDLGEEGLPLRALGHAGAGYLKREIERGDNTVIGLGHGRTLSAAVQYMPRVSAKGLRFVSLLGGLTRNYGANPYDVMHRIAEKTGTHAYVMPVPFFANTGEDREVLKAQRAVKEVFDLANNSDLKLVGLGTVDADAQLVLSGVVEPREMEEIAAAGGVGEILGHFFDADGHILETMLTARTLSASFPKTKSERLVALAGGQAKVPAIRAILNSRRLFGLITDERTAQILLS from the coding sequence ATGACGGACGCCGATTATACGCTAGCCGTGCGTGCTGCCTGGCTCCACTATGCAGGTGGGCTCACGCAGTCCGAGGTCGCCCGGCGCCTCGGCGTGCCATCGGTGAAGGCGCATCGCCTGATCGCACGAGCGGTTGCTGATGGCGTCGTCAAAGTCACCATCGACGGGGATATCGTCGAATGCGTCGAGTTGGAGATGCGGCTTTCCGAACGGTTTGGGCTTCAATATTGCGAAGTCGCACCCGATCTCGGCGAGGAAGGGTTGCCGCTTCGCGCGCTCGGCCATGCGGGCGCCGGCTATCTCAAGCGCGAGATCGAGCGCGGCGACAATACGGTCATCGGCCTTGGTCATGGCCGCACGCTTTCCGCCGCCGTCCAATATATGCCGAGGGTGAGCGCGAAGGGCCTGCGCTTCGTCTCGTTGCTTGGCGGCCTGACACGAAACTACGGCGCCAATCCGTATGACGTGATGCACCGCATCGCCGAAAAGACCGGTACCCATGCCTATGTCATGCCGGTTCCCTTCTTCGCCAATACCGGCGAGGACCGCGAAGTGTTGAAGGCGCAGCGTGCCGTCAAGGAGGTCTTCGATCTGGCCAACAATTCCGATCTGAAGCTCGTCGGCCTGGGAACTGTCGATGCAGACGCGCAGCTTGTTTTGTCCGGCGTAGTTGAGCCCCGAGAAATGGAGGAAATTGCCGCCGCAGGCGGCGTCGGCGAGATCCTCGGGCACTTTTTCGACGCCGACGGCCACATCCTTGAGACGATGCTAACAGCGCGCACGCTCTCCGCGTCTTTCCCTAAAACCAAGAGCGAGCGGCTTGTGGCGCTGGCAGGTGGACAGGCGAAAGTGCCGGCCATCCGGGCAATTCTCAACAGCCGCCGCCTTTTCGGGCTCATCACGGACGAGCGCACCGCCCAGATACTGCTGAGTTAG
- a CDS encoding sugar ABC transporter ATP-binding protein, with protein sequence MSQPLCNSGGRGEVVLAARNIAKSYGNVHALKGVNFDIHRGQVTTLFGENGAGKSTLMKILSGVVQPSSGEIILDGSPISFTSSTHARECGISIIHQELSLAPNLSVRDNIFMGREIIKGGVVDFAEEERQTRALMEELEEDIDPLTRVEDLRLGQQQIVEIARALSVNSRILIMDEPTSALSATEVEVLFKVIHDLTSRDVSIVYISHHLEEALQITHHAVVLRDGNMTAYAERKDIDLEWIVRNMVGDNFDLGNPPQGHQLGAVALSIENLSVPGPFGAAYNAVDRLSLQVRTGEVVCIYGLMGAGRTELLECIAGRLRSNGGKILLEGQDVGGLSIAGRIASGLVLVPEDRQRDGLVQTMTVGSNLSLASISAFTRGLFTSSHRERDLVNDAIRRVHVKTDGGAAAIGSLSGGNQQKVVIGKMLVTQPKVILLDEPSRGIDIGAKAEVFKLLAERAKQGLAVIYSTSEVNECLSIAHRIIVMRRGRISAEFGSDVTKEKIMAASGEAVVAHEPGTMER encoded by the coding sequence ATGAGCCAGCCGTTGTGCAACTCCGGAGGCCGGGGCGAGGTTGTTCTTGCCGCCCGCAACATCGCCAAGTCCTATGGCAATGTTCACGCCCTGAAAGGAGTGAACTTTGACATCCATCGCGGCCAGGTCACCACTCTGTTCGGTGAGAATGGCGCGGGCAAGTCGACTTTGATGAAAATCCTTTCGGGGGTCGTGCAGCCGAGTTCCGGTGAGATCATCCTCGACGGCTCGCCTATCAGCTTTACATCGTCGACCCATGCGCGCGAGTGCGGGATTTCTATCATTCACCAGGAGCTAAGCCTAGCGCCCAATCTCAGCGTCCGTGACAATATCTTCATGGGTCGAGAGATCATCAAGGGGGGTGTTGTCGACTTCGCCGAGGAAGAGCGCCAGACGCGCGCGCTCATGGAGGAGCTCGAGGAAGACATTGATCCGCTCACGCGCGTAGAGGATCTCCGCCTCGGCCAGCAGCAGATCGTCGAGATCGCGCGCGCGCTTTCGGTCAACTCGCGTATCCTTATCATGGACGAACCGACTTCGGCGCTGAGTGCCACCGAAGTGGAAGTGCTCTTCAAGGTCATCCACGACCTAACCAGCCGCGACGTCTCAATCGTCTACATCTCGCATCATCTGGAAGAGGCTCTGCAGATCACCCACCACGCCGTTGTCCTCCGCGACGGAAACATGACGGCCTATGCGGAGCGCAAGGATATCGACCTCGAATGGATCGTCCGCAACATGGTCGGCGATAACTTTGACCTCGGCAATCCACCGCAAGGCCATCAGTTAGGCGCAGTGGCGCTTTCCATCGAAAACCTCAGTGTTCCCGGTCCTTTTGGCGCTGCCTATAACGCGGTCGACCGCCTATCGCTGCAGGTGCGCACCGGCGAGGTCGTCTGCATATACGGCTTGATGGGGGCCGGGCGGACGGAACTCCTTGAATGCATCGCCGGTCGCCTGCGTTCGAACGGCGGCAAGATTCTGCTCGAAGGACAGGATGTCGGCGGGCTCAGTATCGCCGGGCGTATCGCCAGCGGTCTCGTCCTTGTACCCGAAGATCGCCAGCGCGATGGTCTGGTGCAGACGATGACGGTTGGATCCAATCTGTCGCTTGCGAGCATCAGCGCCTTTACGAGGGGGCTGTTCACCTCCAGCCATCGGGAGCGCGATCTCGTCAACGATGCGATCCGCCGGGTGCATGTGAAGACCGATGGCGGCGCGGCGGCTATTGGCTCGCTGTCCGGCGGCAACCAGCAGAAGGTCGTCATCGGCAAGATGCTGGTAACCCAACCGAAGGTGATCCTGCTCGACGAACCGAGCCGCGGGATCGATATCGGCGCCAAGGCCGAAGTGTTCAAGCTGCTCGCGGAGCGCGCCAAGCAGGGACTGGCGGTCATCTATTCGACGTCCGAGGTCAATGAATGCCTAAGCATCGCGCACCGCATCATCGTTATGCGCCGCGGCAGGATATCGGCCGAGTTTGGCTCGGACGTTACGAAGGAAAAGATCATGGCCGCCTCCGGCGAAGCCGTGGTCGCGCACGAGCCTGGAACTATGGAGCGCTGA
- a CDS encoding glycerol-3-phosphate dehydrogenase → MTEPELLDLFVIGGGINGAGIARDAAGRGLKVALCEKDDLAQGTSSRSGKLVHGGLRYLEYYEFRLVREALIEREVLLNAAPHIIWPMRFVLPHSPQDRPAWLVRLGLFLYDHLGGRKKLPGTRTLNLLRDPEGTPILDQYTRGFEYSDCWVDDARLVILNAVSAAEKGATVLTRSAAVSARREIGSWIVTTKNSLTGETRTFRAKCLVNCAGPWVMDIINRVTGSNSGRNVRLVKGSHIIVPKFWVGSNAYLVQNHDKRVIFINPYEGDKALIGTTDIAYEGRAEDVSADEAEIDYLLKAVNRYFKEKLRREDVLHSFSGVRPLFDDGKGNPSAVTRDYVFDLDETDGAPLLNVFGGKITTFRELAERGMQRLKHIFPTMGGDWTEKAPLPGGEIPNADYETFANSLRDAYPWMPRKLVHHYGRLYGARTKNVVAGATGVQGLGRHFGGQLYEAEARYLVATEWAATADDILYRRTKHYLHLSEAQRAAFGEWFASIRLAAA, encoded by the coding sequence ATGACTGAACCCGAACTCCTGGATCTCTTCGTCATCGGCGGCGGCATCAACGGCGCGGGAATCGCACGCGATGCTGCGGGCCGCGGCCTGAAAGTCGCGCTGTGCGAGAAGGACGATTTGGCACAGGGGACCTCGTCTCGCTCGGGCAAGCTGGTGCATGGCGGTCTGCGCTATCTCGAATATTACGAATTCCGCCTGGTGCGCGAGGCGCTGATCGAGCGTGAAGTGCTGCTCAATGCCGCGCCGCATATCATCTGGCCGATGCGCTTCGTCCTGCCACACAGCCCGCAGGATCGTCCGGCGTGGCTCGTGCGGCTCGGCCTGTTCCTTTACGATCACCTTGGCGGGCGCAAAAAGCTGCCGGGGACACGCACGCTCAATCTGCTGCGCGATCCGGAAGGTACCCCGATCCTCGATCAATACACGCGCGGCTTCGAGTATTCCGATTGCTGGGTCGATGACGCCCGCCTCGTGATCCTGAATGCGGTCAGCGCGGCGGAAAAAGGCGCCACTGTTCTCACTCGGTCGGCAGCAGTCTCGGCGCGCCGTGAGATTGGCAGCTGGATCGTTACGACGAAAAACAGCCTCACGGGAGAGACGCGAACCTTCCGCGCAAAATGTCTCGTCAACTGCGCCGGCCCCTGGGTGATGGATATCATCAATCGTGTCACCGGCTCGAACTCCGGCCGCAACGTCCGTCTCGTGAAGGGTAGCCATATCATCGTGCCGAAGTTCTGGGTCGGTTCCAACGCCTATCTGGTCCAGAACCACGACAAGCGCGTCATTTTTATTAACCCCTATGAGGGCGACAAGGCGCTGATCGGGACGACCGATATCGCCTATGAAGGCCGCGCCGAGGACGTGTCCGCCGACGAGGCGGAAATTGATTATCTGCTGAAGGCCGTCAATCGCTACTTCAAAGAGAAGCTTCGCCGGGAGGATGTGCTGCATAGCTTCTCCGGCGTTCGTCCACTTTTCGATGACGGCAAGGGCAATCCGTCCGCGGTTACCCGCGACTATGTCTTCGATCTCGACGAGACGGACGGCGCTCCTCTGCTCAACGTCTTCGGCGGTAAGATCACCACATTCCGTGAGCTTGCCGAACGGGGCATGCAACGTCTCAAGCATATTTTTCCGACGATGGGCGGAGATTGGACCGAGAAAGCGCCGCTGCCCGGCGGCGAAATTCCGAATGCCGACTACGAGACCTTCGCCAACAGCCTGCGCGATGCCTATCCGTGGATGCCCCGCAAGCTCGTGCATCACTACGGCCGTCTCTATGGCGCCCGCACGAAGAATGTGGTTGCAGGTGCAACTGGCGTCCAAGGGCTTGGGCGGCATTTCGGCGGGCAGCTTTATGAGGCCGAGGCCCGCTATCTCGTTGCGACGGAGTGGGCCGCGACGGCCGACGACATCCTCTACCGCCGCACCAAGCATTACCTGCATCTGAGCGAAGCGCAACGTGCAGCCTTTGGCGAGTGGTTTGCTTCAATCCGCCTTGCCGCAGCTTGA